The Methanocorpusculum vombati genome segment ATGCAGTGGATCGGCGGTCTCGGCATTATCGCGTTTACGCTTACGGTTGCCAGCCGGTCCGGTCTAGTTGCCCGCGGTCTCTATCGTTCGGAGGCGCGGTCGGAAGCGTTTATGCCGAGTGTGATCGCGACTGCATTTCAGATGTGGAAGATCTATGTGGTGCTGACAGTCATCTCTCTTCTTGCTATCATGGCTGCCGGTCTGGATCTCTGGGACGCGGTAAACGTTGCCTTCTGTGCCATTTCCACGGGAGGTATGTCGATTTATGCCGACGGCATTTCCCATTTCCAGAACTTCGGGCTGGAGATGGTGGTAATTCCGATTATGCTTGCGGGTGCGCTGCCGTTCCGTCTGTATTATCTCGTCTATACAAACCGCTCGTTCAAGGAGGTCCTCTCCGACCGGGTTCTTCATCTGCTTGTTGCGGTTTTCTTCCTCGTTGCCGCGGTACTTACCTGTGATCTCGTGCTGTTTAGTGACTACACCCTGATTGATGCGGTGCGGGAGGGATTCTTTATGGCAGGGACGGCGATCAGTTCAACCGGGTTCCAGAACACAACGATGGCAGGATGGAGTGCGGCCATGATTCTGTTCCTTGCGGTGTTCACTCTCATTGAGGGAGGGTCAGGCAGTACGTCCGGAGGTATCAAGCTTGACCGCGTTCAGGTGATGTTTGAGGCGATGGTCTGGTGGTTTAGAAAGACGATTGTCAGTCCGCGTGCCTACATTCCGATGCGCCATGACGGAAAACCCGTTGCGGGGAAGGATGCCGATATGCTGATTGCAAAGTCTCTGCTGCTGATCATTCTGTATATTCTGCTGGTTGTTGCAACTCTGGTTATTCTTCTGCACGATCCCTACTTCTCCAAAGATGTCATCGGGACGATGTATGATGTGTTCAGCTGTATGGGCAACAACGGCAGTACGGCAGGTATGGTCGGGCCGGATATGCCGGATTATTCCAAAGTGGTGATGTATATTGCGATGTGGATCGGCAGACTGGAGATCATTCCGGTTCTTATTCTGGTCTGGGGGCTGTTCCGCAGATTTGAGTTGCATCTGGGAAGCGGGCCGTCGCGGAAGTGACGGGTACGTTTTGGGAAAGGCAGATTGCCACAAGTCAAAATATATGTGGCATGCGGGTCAAATAGGTAGTGAATGAGACAGATAGCCCTCTACGGGAAGGGAGGTATCGGAAAATCCACGACATCCGCGAACCTGTCGGCGGCGTTTTCGGAGATGGACCTGGATGTAATGCAGATAGGCTGCGATCCCAAGCATGACAGTACCCGGATGCTGATGCACGGACGCTGGATTCCGACGGTTCTGGAACAGATGTATGAGAGAAAGGATCTTACCGCCGATGATGTTATTTTCACCGGGTTCGGGGGTGTCCGGTGTGTTGAGGCCGGCGGACCGGAGCCGGGCATCGGTTGTGCGGGACGGGGTATTATTGCAACGTTTCAGCTGCTGGAGAAGATGAAGGCGCTGTACGGTGATGTGGTGGTGTATGATGTGCTGGGTGATGTGGTCTGCGGCGGGTTTGCAATGCCGATGCGGGACGGGTATGCACAGGAGGTGTATCTGGTGACAAGCGGCGAGCTGATGAGTCTGTATGCCGCAAACAATATCTGTAAGGCAATTGCCCGGCTGTCGCAGCGGAGTACGGCACGATGCAGGCTGGGAGGCGTTATCTGCAACTCGAAGAATATGGATAATGAACGTGAGCTGGTTGCGGAGTTTGCGACGCGGATTGGTTCAAATATGGTGCAGTTTGTTCCCCGCGACAAGGCGGTGCAGGCGGCGGAGGTGAACCAGATGACGGTGATTGAGCATGCGCCGCAGTCGCCGCAGGCGGAGGTCTATCGCGCACTTGCAAAGACGATTCTTTCCAATGAGAGTCTGCGTATCCCGAAAGCTCTCGAACTTGACGAGCTGGAAGATCTTGCCAGAGAATATTTATGAATCCCGGATGGCAGGGTGCACCTTAACCGGTGCCCTGTCGGTTGCCTGTTTTATTCCCGGAGCAGTAGCTGTGGTGCATGCTCCGCAGGGTTGTGTGCATCAGACGTTTTCGATGCTGCATGCGATGGCAAATGATCATGATATCTGGACTGTTCCGGAGATTATTGTTTCCGGGATCTCCGACCGTGAGGTGATCTTCGGCGGTGAGGAGTGTTTGTCCGATGCGCTGACGCGGGCTGCGGCGCGGTGTCCGGATCTGATTGTGGTGGTGACGTCCTGTGTTCCGGAGACGATCGGAGATGACTGCGGTGCGGTGTGTGCCCGCCATCCGTATGCGGACCGGATTGTGTATGTGCCGACGTCGGGATTTCTGGGCGGCAGTGCAAAGGACGGGGAGAGTGCGGTGCTTGCGGCGCTTGCAGACCGTGCGCCTGCTGCGGAGCCGGTTCCGGGGACGGTTGCGCTGGTTGGTGAGAAGAATCTGGAGTCCGAGGCGGATCAGAACTATGCGGAGGTGGAGCGTCTGCTTGCCCGGCTGGGTCTGCGGGTTACGGTGCGGTTCTGCCGGAACTGTGATTGTGCGACGCTGATGCGGCTTGGGACGGCGGCGTGTTTTATTCTGCGGGATGAACGGGCGGCGGATGCGGGGAAGAGGATCGGCGAACGGTTCGGCCGTCCGGTGCTGCCGGAATTTCCCCGCGGGTTGTCGGGCTGTCTTTCGTTTCTGCGGGCGGCGGGGGAGGCGTGCGGTGTTGCGGAGGAGAAGATTTCTGCGGCGGTTGCGGAGGAGCAGGCGTTTCAGGATGCGATGCTCGGACGGTTTGCAGGTCTTTGCGGGAAGGCGGTTTTTCTTGGTGCCGAGCCGTTTGCGGGTACTGCGGCGGTTGCCCGCGAGACGGTTGCCCGTCTGGGTATGCAGGAGCGTGCGGACGGGTTTTTGATCCGGCTGCCGTTTTATCTGCCCGTTGGCACCGCAGGTGTTGAGAAGATGCTGTATTTGTGGCGGCGGGCGGTGCACAATGGCTGAGAATGCGTGTGCAAATCCGGTCTGGCCGTGTGCGATGACGGGGGCTGCGGCGACGCTTGCGGGATTCCCGGATATTTGTGTGATAATTCACGGGTCGTCGGGTTGTTACTATTATCCGCGGTCACTGCTGAAGGTTCCGCTGTTCAGTACGTATCTGCTGGAGTCGGAGATTGTGTTCGGGACGGTTGACCGGCTGCATGAGGTGGTGACGGAGGTTGCGACGACCGGCAGGCCGGTTGCGGTGGTAAATACCTGTGTTCCTGCACTGACCGGTGAGGATTTGCAGACGGCGTTTGCAAATACGCCGGCGATGTTTGTGGATGCGCCGGGGTTCTGCGGGAATGCAGAGGAGGGAGCGGCAAAGGCGTTTGCGGCGATGATGCCGGAGGTTTCTGCAAGTCGGCCGGGCGTCAATATTGACGGGATTCATCTGCTGGATCTGTTCTGGCGCGGAAATCTGTATGAGACGGAGCGGCTGCTCGGGCTGCTCGGAGTTCCGGTTGCGGTGCGATTCTGCCGCGATACCTGGACAAATCTCCGGGCGGGGGCGGCACCGGTTACGGTTTCGGCAAATCCGTCGTACGGGTCAGGGGTGGGGGAGTGCTGCGGCAGTATGCTGTTTTTGGATATTCCGGGTACGGTTGACCGGCTGCTTACGCGGTTTCCGGATGCGGATGCGGATGCGGTGCTTGCGGAGCGGCAGCGGGCGGAGGAGCAGATGTTTTATTCCTGTGATAAGTATCTGCGGAAGTATACGCCGCCGGTCGTTGCGGTTGCGGCGCAGGGGAGTTATGCAATGTTTGCGAAGGCGATGATGGAACGGTACTTCGGTTCTGACGTGCCGGTAGTGTTTGCCCGCGACCGGGCTGCGGCGGGTGTTTCGTACTCGGTGAATTCTGCGGAGATCAACGCGGCTGTTGCGGCGGCGGAACCGGATCTGATCCTCGGTTCAACGTTTGAGGCGGCAGGGTGCCGGAGTGCGGCATTCTTCGGAATTACGCCGCCGGACCGGAGCCGTGTTTCCGTTGCTGCCCGGCCTCTTGCCGGGGTTGAGGGGGGACTGGTGCTGATCGAGGGGGCACTGAATGCGCTGATGAACCGGCATGCAGCAGAAGAGAAGAAACGGCGTTTCCCATAAAGATGAGTTACTATCTCATTTTTGGAATTTGTTTATGAGTGATGGAGGTTGCAGTGCTCAGTGCGCACTACCGGAAAAATCACGACAGGAAGAAGAACTTCAGGATCACAAACACAATCATCGCAACCGCAACCATCACGCACGAATGCTTTACGCCCGCAAGAGCTGATCCTTCACCCATCATACCCGCTACAATCCCCGAACAGAACCCGTGAATAACCACCGAATGATAAATCAGCCGATCATACAGATCAATCGAAAACCCGGAACCAACTCCCGGCATCGCCATGCCCGACCCGACCATGGACATACCTTCCCCGCCCTGCATCATCATCGGCAGGAACATCACCACCAGAATCGCCTGCACAAACACAAACACAAAGAATGCCAGATACACCACAATCACATACAGCAGCATATCCCCGCGGCGCTCACTCTTCAGCGTCACCATATTTTTCGCATCCTCCGCAATAATCTGCAAAACCTGCGACAGATTATTCGTAAAATGCTCGGCCTGTGAAACCAGAATCCCCATCCGGTCAATCGCCCCGATCCGGATATGCTCGCTGAACCGCTTAATCGCATCCGACGTCAGACTTCCCCACACAATATCCCGGTGAATCAGCCTGATCTCCTCCAGCATATTACTCTTTCCTCCCACCGCAATCAGCTCAATAGCCCGCGCAAGTGTCATATTATGCCGCACCGAAGACGCCATCTGATCCGCAAAATCCGGAATAGCCTCCTCGATCCTCCGGTGACGCCGCGAATAAATCGCATAAAATACCGCAAACGGAATCAGCGCAACCAGAATCCCTGCCATCACAATATCCTCCGAAGCCGTCACCCACTCAAGAAATGTCCACGGTGTCAGCGGAACCGTCACAAACAGGAAATACAAAATCCCTGTAACCACCAGCGCCGCGGGAATACTAAACAAAAACACCGTCCCGGGATGAAACATCATATACGTAACCGGTGACCGGAGAAACCGCAGAACACCTTCCCTTTCATCACGCTTGCGAAGCCGCTCAAACGCAAACGTCTCCGACTCATGCGGCATCACCACGCGAACCGACGAATATTCCGGCATTTCTTCCCAGATCCGCCGCTTCGTCTCATGAATCTCCTCCGACTTATCCTCATGCACCTCCGAGATCAGATCCAGCATCAAAAGAAACACCGCCGTCCCGAACGGCAGCATCACATAAATAATCAATGCAAGAATCAGCGGATTCGCGCTTGAGATCATTCCCATCACCATCACCACGATAATAATAAACAGCGGGCCCGCAACAAAAATCGTAATATACATCTCTGCAATAACGCCCAGCGTATTCAGATACACCTTCTGGGAAATACGCTGCTCCTCCCGCAGTTCCTCCACCTTCATCCGCAGATAATCATTTGCCGATCCGATCGTCTTATACGACGACAACAGGCCCGTCAGGAAAAACCGGAACTTGTCCGACGGTGTCGTCTCCGCAAGCCGCGAGATCGCCGTATAGAAATCCAGTGAACACATCCTGCAGTCAAACACCACCTGCCGGAACTCACGGGCGGCCTCCCCGTAATAATCCGCATACTTTGCAAGAGACTCAACCAGTGCATACAGATTCGGCTCCGACTTATGCAGTGCATACAGATACGTCGTCACATGAAACAGCGACAGGTCAATCCGCAGACTCCTGCTCCCGCACTCAACCACCGGCAGATACAATATCGCCGTAAACGCACCGTACGTAGCCGCAAGCGCAATGGAAACCCACACCAGAACGATAACCAGACCTAACGCAGGAAACACCAGGAAAAAGGACAGAGGAATAATCAGCTGCGACAAATACGCAAGCAGAAGAAACGTCGCAATACCCGACAGACCGCCGGAAACCAGCGCGTACTGGTACAGCCGCTCCGCCTTCACATGCATCCGGGCAGAGAAAATCTCCCGCTCAAGAGACTCCAGCTGTGCCCTCTTTCGCTCCTTCAATATCGCGCCGAACTGCATCATATCAACAGACTATCCAGATCAGCCTTCAGATTCCGGTGCAGTGTCTGCGCCATAATGCCGCTCTCCAAAAGCACGGACAGATCCTCCAGCGACGCAATAACCTTATCCGGCATAGAATAATACTTCCAGAGAATCTCCGACACATCACGGTAATCGCGAATCCGCTGATCAATCATCGCCTCAATCACCATCGCCCGGCGCTGCTGCTCCCGCGAAATCCAGTTCATATCATTCCCGGAAATCTCTGCAATATGCGCAAACATCTCCGAACGGGCGGAGTACACCGGAGTATCCGTATCAGGACGGTACTTGAACACCGTATTTACGATCACATCATTCGTTTCCGAAATGCCCACAATCTCCACAATCTCATTACAGCGGCGAATCTGTTTGCCCTCACGATACATACGCACCTGGGACGACACAATGTCCAGTGACTCAATCATCGCCCGCGGTACATTCAGCGGCTCATTTTCCAGCCGGTGAATTGCAGAGTCAACCGACCCCGCATGCAGCGTCGAAAACGTCGTATGTCCCGTGTTCATTGCCTGGAACAGTGTCTGTGCCTCAACACCGCGAACCTCACCCACCAGAATATACTCAGGACGCTGACGCATCGCAGCCTTCAGCAGATCAAACATCTCAATCGATGCCCGGTCTCCCCCCGAAACATTTGTCACATCCGGCGTCACGGATGCAAGCCAGTTCTGATGACTCAGCGTGATCTCCCGCGTATCTTCAATTGTAATGACCTTTGACAGATGCGGGATAAACTGTGCCACTGCATTCAGCGACGTCGTCTTCCCTGATGCCGTACCCCCGATAAACAGAATCGACTGGTTATACTCCACCGCCAGCCAGAAGAACACCATCTCCTCAACCGTAAACGTCTGGTTCAGAATCAGATCAACCGGTGAATACGGCACCTCACGGAATTTCCGGATAGTAAACGATGACCCGTGACTGCTCACCGTCTTTCCGTAGGTCAGCTGCGCACGCGAACCATCCGACAGCGATGTATCCACAATCGGTGACGAGATCGAAATATGCTTACCCGTCTTCTGTGCAAGCATTACCACCATCGCATCAAGATCCTCCTGTCTCTCAAACACAATCGACGTCCGGATATTCCGGTAATTCCGGTGGAACAAAAATATCGGCGTATTATACCCGTCGCAGGAAATATCCTCAATATCAATATCATTCTGCAGCGGATCCAGAATATTCCATCCCAGATAATTCCGCATCAGATAATACCGGATCTTATGCACAGAGTTTGGCTCAAGTTCAATCTCAAACCGTTCCAGATACGCATCCATCGCGTCATACAGTGCCTTTGTCTTACTCTCCGTATCCAGTGCCACATCCTCAAGAATCAGAATATCCCGAACCCCTGCAAACAGCCGCTCCAAAACCTCCTTTTCAAACGGAGTCAGCGACGGCTCAAATACAAGGTACACATACTCATTCGAAGGAGTTATCGCAATAACAATCAGCGCCAGACCGGGACGTGTCCAGTATGACTCCACAACCGTGTACGATGGATTCAGTTCCGGAGTAACAAGGGGATCGTCCCGTTCGAAATCATACTCCGGAACGGGCTCACGTACCTCTTTCTTCTTAAACATACTCCGCTTCACCCCGAATTGGGATTATATCTCTTGGATCCATACGATCTCATGCAGAACATTCAGGAGAACTGAATCCTGACATTTTTCAGAATGGCATCTTTCCCATCCGAAAACGTACCCTTAACCATGACGAATCGTGTCCCGACCACACCATAGGCAATTCCCTCATACACAATCGGAACACCAACCGAAACCTCACGTGTACGGAACGACTCAGGTACTGAATCCGCTCCATCCACATAAATGGTAATAATCCGCAGATGCTCCGCATCTGATCCCGGAAGAACCGTTGCTATGATATCATTGCCGGAAAGGACAATATTCATCTGTACATCGCGGGATGACTGCACCTCATCCATGATGTTGGTCATCACAACAAAACCAACACCTACCAGTACCGCAATCACTACAATCACCAGTACAACCCCCATCGCTGGGGTAAACGAGGTCTTTTTATCAGTCACAAGGCAGCACGCTTCATGCATGAGAATCCCTGAATACCGGGGAATCCACCAAATCACCGGTATGCCAAAGGGAATCTATTAATTATATGGAAATACTCAGCTATATATTGTCTCCTCCAAACTGATTAGACTTGTTATCCTACAAAAAAAGAGACGGGAAATTTGGAGCAACACAAAATCCCATACTTACGGGCAGCCATACGAAAAACCCCTGCCATCCGGAGCACACGAACCATGACAGTGCCGGCGGTCAACAAACAAATTGATGGACAACACCCCCTGGCACGGCAACCTATAAATTCTCAAAGAAGGGAGATATACATAACGTATGCCGGATACAATCAATGCCCGTGTTCTGCACGCAACCCGCGTCCCCTCCCTTGACAAAGTACTCGGTGGAGGAATCCTTTCAGGTTCCACCATCCTGGTTCTCGCAGAACCGGGATCCGGCGGTGTTGAACTGGTGCAGACCTCCGTCATGAACTACTGCAGCGACATTACCAAAGGAGAAAACGTACCGGAAGGAACAACCGCCCCGTCCGAACTGCACTACATCTCCCTCACCCTCAATAGGGAGATGTTCGAACAGCAGATAGCCAAACTCTTCAACGCAGAAAAACATCCCCGGTTCCGGGAAATGATGTCGCATCTCCACTATCTGGACCTGGGAGAAAGCTACTTCGGTAAAACCCACGTCCCGTATGACTGGTACGGGACCCAGAACTCCGTCCACGGTATGGTGAACATGTCCCCTTCCGATGACTACGGAGGGCTCACCATAATTGCCGATAATATTCGGAAACTGCCAAAAGAAAGCATCATCTTCGTTGATTCCCTGACCGCACTCCTGCCGTACTGTACCAAAACCCCCGAAAACTGGTTTGAACTCGTCACCCTGATCCGGGGACTGACCCGTGCCGCAAAAAAATGGAATATCACGATCGTCTTCCTCCTCACCGCGGGAGTCCTTTCCGGTGGTCAGGAACACGAACTGATCGACGCCGTGGACGGCGTCCTGAAAATGTTCTGGCAGAAAGACACCACCGTCAAACGGCAGCGGCAGATGTACATCCTGAAATTTGTCGGACTCCTCCCGTGCATAGACCCCCGCGACATGGTAATCTTCAACGTAAAAGTCTCTGCAGGAGCAGGATTTGAGATCACAAACATGAGAATGGTAGCATAACATGACAGGCATCAGCAATATATTCCTTTCCACCGGTGTGCAAGGACTCGACGAAATGATGGGGGGCGGATACATGGAAAACACCATCACGGCAATTATTGGAGAAAGCGGAACCGGCAGAACAACCGCAGCATTACAGTTTCTTGCCGCAGGTGTCAGGAACGGGGAGGATGTCATGTACATCAGCTTCAGCCACAGCATCGATCGGATCAAAAGCAAACTGACCACCTCCCTCCCCTGGATAGAAAGTGAACTGGACAAAAAATTTCACTTCCTCAAACTCGACCCGAAGAACTTCGACTCCCTTTCCTACTATCTTGGAAACGGACTTCCCGAACTGCTCACCACCCTCAACATATCGCGTCTCGCGATCGACCCGATGACCCTGTATGAAGACTCCCTGAAATACTCCGACCGCCAGACTTCCGTCATGTCCATCTACCACATCTACTGGACACTGAAGTCCGTACCCTGTACCACCGTTGTTGTCCTTGCCTCAAACATTGCCGACCCTCTGCAAAGTACCTACGGCTACTCCGAAAAATTCGCCGACAACGTACTCTTCCTTGTCAGGGAATTTCCCAAAGACACTCTGTTAAACGAATACCGGAAAATCCTCCTCGTTATCAAGACCCGCTACTCCGGCCACGATCATCACGGAAAAATACTGAAATTCACCCGCGAGGGAATCATGTACCTCGAATCCCCGCAGCCATAAAAAAAGAAAAATTCAGTACAGCGGCACACCGGCAGAAACAAACCACGCATCATCAACCGGCAGTGTATACTGCAGCTGCAGTTTGCTTCTGCTCTCCGTCTGAATCGGCAGATACATGTACTCAAATCCTCCTCCTCCTTTTGCCGTCCGGACCAGATCCCGGACAAACGAACCCCCGTATACATCCGTCGCACCAAGAAGATTCACTCCCGTGCGGGTAGGATCGTACGGCCACGAAAGAACTGTCCCGTCATAGTCCAGCGCCACAATCTTACATCCCTCATTATAGTACAGGCCGGACGGATCAGATAGAGCTGCAAGAGCAGCTTCTTTCCCGTACTCATGCGCATACTGCACAATTGAACGGAGATCCCGGATCATCGCATCTTTTTTTGCCGGATCCAGTCTCTTCGGCATCTCGGAAACAAACATCCCGCAGACAATACACCAGTTCTCATCAATCGGCTGAACATACGAAAGCCGTACCTCATTCTCCATATCCTTCAGATAGTTCGGATACAGCATCAGCACATACCCGCCGCCGTGCGAAGCCCGGGACGCAACCATAGAGACCGTACGAACCCCGTTCACATCCTCATATACAGAGCGATCCAGGCCCGTCATACCCGGCCGGTACGGATGGGCAAGCAGCGTCCCGTTCCGATCCAAAGCAGAGACATAATACTCCTGTGTCGTAAACTGCCCTTCGGGATTGGAAAATTCCGCAAGAGCAGCATCACGTCCGTTCTCCAGCACATACGAATACGCTGCCCGGACAAACTCTTTAAGCGTCATATCGGAAGACGCGGTCGGAAGCGGCACAAGCTTCCTGCTGGACATATCATCAGTAATAATAACCCTGAACGTGCTGTCGATCTTGGTATCCAGAGTACTCCACACCGAAATCCGATCCACCACCTGCAGCCGGCCGTAGTCGTAAGAAGAGTATTCTGCTGTTCCTTCCGCCTCCGTCATAATTCTGCGGAGAACATTTGCAAGCTCGGTATTCCCGGCAGCCTCCGCAACCGTCAGAATATTCGTCCCGCCGTTCATTGGAACAGGGGAGTACAGAACGTAACCCTGATCGTTCACCACCCACACACCATACCCGGTTGCATTGCGGAATCTGTCAATCGGCACCGCAAAGAACCTTCGTGCATCCCCGACAGCACCAACCGCACCCTCATGCCTTCCCCCGGCCGAAACGATCGGCGACAGCAGGCAGGTGGCCTCCACACCGGAAGGACCCGTAAATGTCCGCATATACATCCCGGCCGATGCATTATCCAGGTCCAGAACTGAAGACGGAATCTCGTATCCGGCAGAGCCCGTCACCGGAAGGGAACAGACAACCGATCCGTCCGCATCCGTTCTGAACACAAAAGACACACCCGGATTTTCCACATACAGCTCCGTCAGAACACGTATGGATGCCGGATCATCCGCAGAGATACCGGAAAGATTCCTCGCAGCAGATACAATATCCCCGGAAAGAGCCCGGGTATACTCAGACAAAGAAGCTGAAAGATTCTGAACAGCCGTCTGCATCTCCTTTACCGGAACATCACTCTCCGGAGAGGATGACGCAGAAGAATGGAATGCAAGAACGGCACCACATACGACAACTGCGGCAATCAGCACAATCACAAGAACTCTGAAGGATTTGGACATGCACTTCTCCCAACAATAAAACTCTGTATTCATTGTAAGTTAACAACCATAATATCATGGGTTTCATATGAACTACATACGTCAGAAACAGTCACCGAAAAACCGTGAGTGATGCTGCCCGGAAAATGAACTGAAGAAATCCAAAACAAACAATAAAACACACGGGATTCCTTCATCATTATGAATATGATTATATTTGCAAACGGAATAGATAGTATTGCATTTGATATCCGGAGTGAGTGAAAGTATCATGAATCAGAAAACAACCATTCTGTTCGGCATCCTCTGTCTGCTGATCGCAGCGTTTGCCGCAGTCCCCGCCGCAGCACAGGACAGTGGAATTCCTGAAAATATCACCGGTGCTGTCTCAAGCGGAGCCGGAGAGGAAGCACAGGCACTGGTATTTGTGTCTCCTGAATATTTCACCCTTATTGTTGTCCTGCTGATCCTGCTTATCATCCTTCTCCTTCTTGCAATTGTCTATATGATCAGTACTTTGATACCGCGGCTCACCGCAATGAAGAACCCGGGGATTCACCTGGAGATCTCAGAAACCGCAAAACAGCAGATCGAACGCCTCATGAAACAGGAAGGGGCATCCAACAGAACCAGGTTCATCCAGTCCCTGATCACAGAAGAACTCAGCCGCAGTTCCAGTGCACACACGGAACAGGAATCCATCCGTGAAGCTGTTTCTGCATATGTTGACTCCCCCGAGGCACAGGACCGCTTCCGCAGATTCGTTGCGGAAAGTCTGCTGGATGAAAACAACGCTGAACAGGAACCGAGGGACTAACATCATGGCAGAAGAACTCATACTCAACTTCCCGCCGGAAACACTGAAACTGATCGAGAACAGGATGGACGAGG includes the following:
- a CDS encoding type II secretion system F family protein; its protein translation is MMQFGAILKERKRAQLESLEREIFSARMHVKAERLYQYALVSGGLSGIATFLLLAYLSQLIIPLSFFLVFPALGLVIVLVWVSIALAATYGAFTAILYLPVVECGSRSLRIDLSLFHVTTYLYALHKSEPNLYALVESLAKYADYYGEAAREFRQVVFDCRMCSLDFYTAISRLAETTPSDKFRFFLTGLLSSYKTIGSANDYLRMKVEELREEQRISQKVYLNTLGVIAEMYITIFVAGPLFIIIVVMVMGMISSANPLILALIIYVMLPFGTAVFLLMLDLISEVHEDKSEEIHETKRRIWEEMPEYSSVRVVMPHESETFAFERLRKRDEREGVLRFLRSPVTYMMFHPGTVFLFSIPAALVVTGILYFLFVTVPLTPWTFLEWVTASEDIVMAGILVALIPFAVFYAIYSRRHRRIEEAIPDFADQMASSVRHNMTLARAIELIAVGGKSNMLEEIRLIHRDIVWGSLTSDAIKRFSEHIRIGAIDRMGILVSQAEHFTNNLSQVLQIIAEDAKNMVTLKSERRGDMLLYVIVVYLAFFVFVFVQAILVVMFLPMMMQGGEGMSMVGSGMAMPGVGSGFSIDLYDRLIYHSVVIHGFCSGIVAGMMGEGSALAGVKHSCVMVAVAMIVFVILKFFFLS
- a CDS encoding TrkH family potassium uptake protein, coding for MGIFRELASVGHDVGAVFLLIGLATFLPLGVGAYYQEWDAFFVMGQATLLFLLLGAVLRLLPKGSKPARNSLSIAATALIWVFVSFLGCLPFLFTGMGVLDAAFESMSAWTGTGFTLAANIEEWPKTLLFWRSFMQWIGGLGIIAFTLTVASRSGLVARGLYRSEARSEAFMPSVIATAFQMWKIYVVLTVISLLAIMAAGLDLWDAVNVAFCAISTGGMSIYADGISHFQNFGLEMVVIPIMLAGALPFRLYYLVYTNRSFKEVLSDRVLHLLVAVFFLVAAVLTCDLVLFSDYTLIDAVREGFFMAGTAISSTGFQNTTMAGWSAAMILFLAVFTLIEGGSGSTSGGIKLDRVQVMFEAMVWWFRKTIVSPRAYIPMRHDGKPVAGKDADMLIAKSLLLIILYILLVVATLVILLHDPYFSKDVIGTMYDVFSCMGNNGSTAGMVGPDMPDYSKVVMYIAMWIGRLEIIPVLILVWGLFRRFELHLGSGPSRK
- a CDS encoding RAD55 family ATPase, with protein sequence MPDTINARVLHATRVPSLDKVLGGGILSGSTILVLAEPGSGGVELVQTSVMNYCSDITKGENVPEGTTAPSELHYISLTLNREMFEQQIAKLFNAEKHPRFREMMSHLHYLDLGESYFGKTHVPYDWYGTQNSVHGMVNMSPSDDYGGLTIIADNIRKLPKESIIFVDSLTALLPYCTKTPENWFELVTLIRGLTRAAKKWNITIVFLLTAGVLSGGQEHELIDAVDGVLKMFWQKDTTVKRQRQMYILKFVGLLPCIDPRDMVIFNVKVSAGAGFEITNMRMVA
- a CDS encoding nitrogenase component 1, which translates into the protein MAENACANPVWPCAMTGAAATLAGFPDICVIIHGSSGCYYYPRSLLKVPLFSTYLLESEIVFGTVDRLHEVVTEVATTGRPVAVVNTCVPALTGEDLQTAFANTPAMFVDAPGFCGNAEEGAAKAFAAMMPEVSASRPGVNIDGIHLLDLFWRGNLYETERLLGLLGVPVAVRFCRDTWTNLRAGAAPVTVSANPSYGSGVGECCGSMLFLDIPGTVDRLLTRFPDADADAVLAERQRAEEQMFYSCDKYLRKYTPPVVAVAAQGSYAMFAKAMMERYFGSDVPVVFARDRAAAGVSYSVNSAEINAAVAAAEPDLILGSTFEAAGCRSAAFFGITPPDRSRVSVAARPLAGVEGGLVLIEGALNALMNRHAAEEKKRRFP
- the cfbC gene encoding Ni-sirohydrochlorin a,c-diamide reductive cyclase ATP-dependent reductase subunit, yielding MRQIALYGKGGIGKSTTSANLSAAFSEMDLDVMQIGCDPKHDSTRMLMHGRWIPTVLEQMYERKDLTADDVIFTGFGGVRCVEAGGPEPGIGCAGRGIIATFQLLEKMKALYGDVVVYDVLGDVVCGGFAMPMRDGYAQEVYLVTSGELMSLYAANNICKAIARLSQRSTARCRLGGVICNSKNMDNERELVAEFATRIGSNMVQFVPRDKAVQAAEVNQMTVIEHAPQSPQAEVYRALAKTILSNESLRIPKALELDELEDLAREYL
- a CDS encoding type II/IV secretion system ATPase subunit; protein product: MFKKKEVREPVPEYDFERDDPLVTPELNPSYTVVESYWTRPGLALIVIAITPSNEYVYLVFEPSLTPFEKEVLERLFAGVRDILILEDVALDTESKTKALYDAMDAYLERFEIELEPNSVHKIRYYLMRNYLGWNILDPLQNDIDIEDISCDGYNTPIFLFHRNYRNIRTSIVFERQEDLDAMVVMLAQKTGKHISISSPIVDTSLSDGSRAQLTYGKTVSSHGSSFTIRKFREVPYSPVDLILNQTFTVEEMVFFWLAVEYNQSILFIGGTASGKTTSLNAVAQFIPHLSKVITIEDTREITLSHQNWLASVTPDVTNVSGGDRASIEMFDLLKAAMRQRPEYILVGEVRGVEAQTLFQAMNTGHTTFSTLHAGSVDSAIHRLENEPLNVPRAMIESLDIVSSQVRMYREGKQIRRCNEIVEIVGISETNDVIVNTVFKYRPDTDTPVYSARSEMFAHIAEISGNDMNWISREQQRRAMVIEAMIDQRIRDYRDVSEILWKYYSMPDKVIASLEDLSVLLESGIMAQTLHRNLKADLDSLLI
- a CDS encoding nitrogenase component 1 produces the protein MAGCTLTGALSVACFIPGAVAVVHAPQGCVHQTFSMLHAMANDHDIWTVPEIIVSGISDREVIFGGEECLSDALTRAAARCPDLIVVVTSCVPETIGDDCGAVCARHPYADRIVYVPTSGFLGGSAKDGESAVLAALADRAPAAEPVPGTVALVGEKNLESEADQNYAEVERLLARLGLRVTVRFCRNCDCATLMRLGTAACFILRDERAADAGKRIGERFGRPVLPEFPRGLSGCLSFLRAAGEACGVAEEKISAAVAEEQAFQDAMLGRFAGLCGKAVFLGAEPFAGTAAVARETVARLGMQERADGFLIRLPFYLPVGTAGVEKMLYLWRRAVHNG